In the genome of Podospora pseudocomata strain CBS 415.72m chromosome 2 map unlocalized CBS415.72m_2.2, whole genome shotgun sequence, one region contains:
- the YTM1_2 gene encoding ribosome biogenesis protein ytm1 (COG:A; EggNog:ENOG503NU6D), with protein sequence MDEPMNDAPGAQVKVTFTTNEADLQLPEEKRQLLVPADIRRYGLSRILNSDLMLDSGSIPFDFLVNGSFLRSSLEDYLNSEGLSLETNLTLQYVRSLIPPVFEASFEHDDWVSSVDALTATSPAGRWSGENFSRGQERILSASYDGLLRIWNASGEVLVTAPSASHGGHSASIKAAKFISSTQIASTGMDRSVRVWKYTDPGASGQAELKPTLELYGHRASVDSLEVHGPSKRLLTASADGSVALWSASKSSSPEADASLLPNAHTSKRRKVASSVTTPQRGPLFLMQIHNAPATAAVFDPRDHTVGYSVSQDHTVKTLDLTTGSVVANLTLSHSLLSLCAIPRSNGAPLLAVGTSARHITLVDPRASAATTSVMTLRGHTNKVVALAANPENEYSLVSGSHDGTCRIWDLRSVRPASGGESEGGGGVM encoded by the coding sequence ATGGACGAGCCAATGAACGATGCGCCCGGCGCCCAGGTCAAGGTgaccttcaccaccaacgaagCCGatctccagctcccagaagagaagagacaACTCCTCGTTCCCGCCGATATCCGCCGCTATGGCCTCTCTCGTATTCTCAACTCGGACCTGATGCTCGATTCAGGCTCCATCCCCTTCGACTTCCTCGTCAACGGCAGCTTCCTCCGGTCCAGCCTCGAAGACTACCTCAACTCTGAGGGCCTGTCCCTCGAAACGAACCTCACACTCCAATACGTCCGCTCCTTAATACCCCCCGTATTCGAAGCCTCGTTCGAGCATGACGATTGGGTTTCATCTGTTGATGCCCTCACTGCCACATCCCCCGCCGGCCGCTGGTCAGGCGAGAACTTCTCCCGCGGCCAAGAAAGGATCCTCTCGGCCAGCTACGACGGTCTCCTCAGAATATGGAATGCCTCGGGTGAGGTCCTCGTTACCGCCCCCTCGGCCAGCCACGGCGGTCACTCCGCCAGCATCAAAGCCGCCAAGttcatctcctccactcAGATCGCCTCGACCGGCATGGACAGATCAGTCCGAGTGTGGAAGTACACCGACCCGGGCGCCTCAGGCCAAGCAGAACTCAAGCCCACCCTCGAGCTCTACGGTCACCGCGCCAGCGTCGACTCTCTCGAAGTCCACGGCCCCTCCAAGCGCCTCCTCACCGCATCCGCCGACGGCTCCGTCGCTCTCTGGTCCGCCTCcaagtcctcctcccctgaGGCCgacgcctccctcctccctaaCGCGCACACTTCCAAGCGGAGGAAGGTTGCCTCTTctgtcaccaccccccagcGTGgccctctcttcctcatgCAAATCCACAACGCCCCCGCCACAGCTGCCGTCTTTGACCCAAGAGACCACACAGTAGGCTACTCCGTCTCGCAAGACCACACGGTCAAGACGCTCGACTTGACCACTGGCTCTGTCGttgccaacctcacccttTCTCACTCTCTGCTGTCGTTGTGCGCTATTCCAAGATCGAACGGCGCACCCCTGCTTGCTGTCGGCACGTCGGCAAGACACATCACGCTCGTCGACCCCCGCGCCTCTGCTGCTACGACGAGCGTGATGACGCTGAGAGGGCACACGAACAAGGTTGTCGCTTTGGCGGCCAATCCGGAAAACGAATACTCGCTTGTGAGCGGGAGCCACGACGGGACGTGCAGGATTTGGGACTTGAGGAGCGTGAGGCCTGCTAGTGGGGGGGAGAgcgaagggggggggggggtaaTGTGA